A window of Microbacterium lushaniae genomic DNA:
ACCTGGACCTCCTCCGCCACGACACCGCGACGATCATGACGGCCCTCACCGGCGGCGCGCGGTGACACCGGCGATCACCGTCGAGGGCGTGACGGTGCGCTACGGCGACGTCGTGGCGCTGAGGGATGTGTCCCTCGAGCTCTCACCCGGGCGGGTGACGGGCCTGATCGGCATGAACGGTTCGGGCAAGTCGACGCTGCTGAAGACCGTCCTCGGGCTCATCCGCCCCGACTCCGGCGCCGCGCAGGTCCTGGGCGTTGCTCCCGCGGTGGCACGGCGGAAGGGCCTCATCGCGTCGGTGCCGCAGAGCGAAGACGTCGACTGGGCCTTCCCCGTCTCGGTGCGCGACGTCGTGCTGATGGGTCGGTACGGGCGGCTCGGCCCGACCCGGCGCCCGCGAGCGGCCGATCACGCCGCCGTGGACGAGGCCCTCGCGCGCGTGGACCTGACCGACCTCGCCGACCGGCAGATCGGCCGGCTCTCCGGGGGTCAGCGCAAACGCGCGTTCGTGGCGCGCGGCATCGCGCAGGATGCGGCGGTCCTGCTGCTGGACGAGCCGTTCGCGGGGGTCGACAAGACCTCCGAGGCCACGATCGTCCGCCTGCTGCGAGAGCTCGCCGCAGACGGGCGCACCGTCCTCGTCTCCACGCACGATCTTGCCGCCCTGCCCTCCCTGGCCGACGACGCGGTCGTCCTGCTGCAGCGCATCGTGTTCCGCGGCGCCGTCGCCGAGGCTCTCCTGCCCGAGAACCTGGCGCGCGCCTTCGGGCTGGACGCACCCCTCGAAGGGGGCGCGCGATGAACGTGCTGGACGTGCTCCTGGAACCCCTGCAGTACGAGTTCATGACCCGCGCCATCCTCACCACGGTGATCGCCGCGGTCGTGTGCGCCATGCTCTCGTGCTGGCTGGTCCTCATCGGGTGGTCGCTCATGGGCGACGCCGTGTCGCACGCGGTACTCCCCGGTGTCGTGCTCGCCTACGTCGTGGGCGCGCCGTTCGCACTGGGGGCGGTCGTCTTCGGTCTGCTCGCGGTCGCCCTGATCGGCGTCATCCGTGACACCAGTCGCGTGAAGGAAGACGCCGCGATCGGGATCGTGTTCACGACGCTGTTCGCCCTGGGGCTCGTGCTCATCTCGATCACTCCGAGCCAGACCGACCTCAACCACATCATCTTCGGCAACATCCTCGGGGTCTCCGCGGCCGATCTCGTCCAGATCGCGGTGCTCGCGCTGGTCGCGTTCGTCGTGCTGGTGGTCAAGCGGCGCGATCTGACGCTCTACGCGTTCGACCCCGCCCACGCGTTCGCGATCGGGCTGTCGCCCCGGATGCTGGGGGCGCTCCTCCTCGGGGTCCTGGCCCTCACCGCCGTCGTCGCCCTGCAGGTCGTGGGCGTCATCCTGGTCGTGGCGATGCTGATCATCCCGGG
This region includes:
- a CDS encoding metal ABC transporter ATP-binding protein, which translates into the protein MTPAITVEGVTVRYGDVVALRDVSLELSPGRVTGLIGMNGSGKSTLLKTVLGLIRPDSGAAQVLGVAPAVARRKGLIASVPQSEDVDWAFPVSVRDVVLMGRYGRLGPTRRPRAADHAAVDEALARVDLTDLADRQIGRLSGGQRKRAFVARGIAQDAAVLLLDEPFAGVDKTSEATIVRLLRELAADGRTVLVSTHDLAALPSLADDAVVLLQRIVFRGAVAEALLPENLARAFGLDAPLEGGAR
- a CDS encoding metal ABC transporter permease, which translates into the protein MNVLDVLLEPLQYEFMTRAILTTVIAAVVCAMLSCWLVLIGWSLMGDAVSHAVLPGVVLAYVVGAPFALGAVVFGLLAVALIGVIRDTSRVKEDAAIGIVFTTLFALGLVLISITPSQTDLNHIIFGNILGVSAADLVQIAVLALVAFVVLVVKRRDLTLYAFDPAHAFAIGLSPRMLGALLLGVLALTAVVALQVVGVILVVAMLIIPGATAYLLTDRFGRMLVIAPVISALSSVVGIYLSYWLDASSAGLVVLVQGAVFTAVYLFSPRQGVLGRRLRRRGKTQPATTAG